The following proteins are co-located in the Streptomyces sp. DT2A-34 genome:
- a CDS encoding L-fuconate dehydratase has protein sequence MSRTPDRVTAVDTYDIRFPTSRELDGSDAMNPDPDYSAAYVVLRTDAADGHEGHGFTFTIGRGNDVQVAAIEALRGHVVGRPVDELCADPGTLNRDLIGDSQLRWLGPEKGVMHMAIGAVMNAVWDLAAKRADKPLWRLLADAAPEWIVRQIDFRYLTDALTPEEALHILRRGREGAQERTARLLERGYPAYTTSAGWLGYDDDKLTRLAAEAVADGFRQIKLKVGADLEDDVRRCRVARSAVGPDIRMAIDANQRWDVDEAIRWTKALAEFDPYWIEEPTSPDDILGHAAVREAVAPVKVATGEHVQNRVVFKQLLQAGAIDVLQIDAARVGGVNENLAILLLAAKFGVPVCPHAGGVGLCELVQHLSMYDFVAVTGTTEDRVIEYVDHLHDHFLDPVVIREGHYTAPTAPGFSAAMRPESIARYTFPDGAFWAADLQTQKKGHAA, from the coding sequence GTGTCCCGGACCCCCGACCGCGTCACCGCGGTCGACACCTACGACATCCGCTTCCCCACCTCCCGGGAGCTCGACGGCTCCGACGCGATGAACCCGGACCCCGACTACTCGGCCGCCTACGTCGTGCTGCGCACCGACGCCGCCGACGGGCACGAGGGGCATGGATTCACCTTCACCATCGGGCGGGGCAACGATGTCCAGGTCGCCGCGATCGAGGCGCTGCGCGGGCATGTCGTCGGCCGGCCCGTCGACGAACTGTGCGCCGACCCGGGGACCCTGAACCGCGACCTGATCGGCGACAGCCAGCTGCGCTGGCTCGGCCCCGAGAAGGGCGTGATGCACATGGCGATCGGCGCCGTCATGAACGCCGTATGGGACCTCGCCGCCAAGCGCGCCGACAAGCCACTGTGGCGCCTCCTCGCCGACGCCGCCCCCGAGTGGATCGTCCGCCAGATCGACTTCCGGTACCTCACCGACGCGCTCACACCCGAGGAGGCGCTGCACATCCTGCGTCGGGGCCGGGAGGGGGCGCAGGAGCGCACGGCGCGGCTCCTGGAGCGCGGATACCCCGCCTACACCACCTCCGCCGGCTGGCTCGGCTACGACGACGACAAGCTCACCCGGCTCGCCGCCGAGGCCGTCGCCGACGGCTTCCGGCAGATCAAGCTGAAGGTCGGCGCCGACCTGGAGGACGACGTACGGCGCTGCCGCGTCGCCCGCTCGGCCGTCGGGCCGGACATCCGCATGGCGATCGACGCCAACCAGCGCTGGGACGTCGACGAGGCGATCCGCTGGACCAAGGCCCTCGCCGAGTTCGACCCGTACTGGATCGAGGAGCCCACCAGCCCCGACGACATCCTCGGCCACGCGGCCGTCCGGGAGGCGGTCGCCCCGGTGAAAGTGGCCACCGGCGAGCATGTGCAGAACAGGGTCGTCTTCAAGCAACTCCTCCAGGCGGGCGCCATCGACGTCCTCCAGATCGACGCGGCCCGCGTCGGCGGCGTCAACGAGAACCTCGCCATCCTCCTGCTCGCCGCCAAGTTCGGCGTCCCGGTCTGCCCGCACGCGGGCGGCGTCGGACTGTGCGAACTCGTCCAGCACCTGTCGATGTACGACTTCGTCGCCGTCACCGGCACCACCGAGGACCGCGTCATCGAGTACGTCGACCATCTGCACGACCACTTCCTCGACCCGGTGGTGATCAGGGAAGGTCACTACACGGCACCCACCGCGCCGGGCTTCTCGGCCGCCATGCGACCCGAGTCGATCGCGCGGTACACGTTCCCGGACGGCGCCTTCTGGGCCGCCGACCTCCAGACGCAGAAGAAGGGGCACGCGGCATGA
- a CDS encoding ABC transporter permease: MADTKAPPVTPVKVPDPRAAKAVFLRRARELALVPALLLLMVLGAVVNDSFLTERNLISILGASAALAMVVLAESLVLITGKFDLSLESVVGIAPAVGALLVLPAAQSGWGTELPAALALLAVLVVGAAVGAFNGILVVKFKLNAFIVTLAMLIVLRGLLVGATEGKTLFGMPDSFYSLATTTFLNIPMSVWLAAAAFAIAGFVLKYHRVGRALYAIGGNADAARAAGIRVERVMLGVFVVAGTLAAAGGIIQTGYVGAISANQGNNMIFTVFAAAVIGGISLDGGKGTMFGALTGVLLLGVVQNLLTLAQVPSFWIQAIYGGIILVALMIARVTTGRAQD; this comes from the coding sequence ATGGCTGACACCAAGGCCCCACCGGTTACGCCCGTCAAGGTCCCCGATCCCCGTGCCGCCAAGGCCGTCTTCCTTCGCCGCGCCCGTGAACTCGCCCTCGTACCAGCCCTGTTGCTGCTCATGGTGCTCGGCGCGGTGGTCAACGACTCGTTCCTCACCGAACGCAACCTGATCTCCATCCTCGGCGCCTCCGCCGCGCTGGCCATGGTCGTGCTGGCCGAGTCGCTCGTCCTCATCACCGGCAAGTTCGACCTGTCCCTGGAGTCGGTGGTCGGCATCGCGCCCGCCGTCGGAGCGCTCCTCGTGCTGCCCGCCGCCCAGTCCGGCTGGGGCACCGAACTTCCCGCCGCCCTCGCTCTGCTGGCGGTCCTCGTGGTCGGCGCGGCCGTGGGTGCCTTCAACGGCATCCTGGTCGTGAAGTTCAAGCTCAACGCGTTCATCGTGACGCTCGCGATGCTGATCGTCCTGCGCGGTCTGCTGGTCGGCGCGACCGAGGGCAAGACGCTGTTCGGGATGCCCGACAGCTTCTACTCCCTCGCCACGACCACGTTCCTGAACATCCCGATGTCGGTGTGGCTCGCGGCGGCCGCCTTCGCGATCGCCGGGTTCGTGCTCAAGTACCACCGCGTCGGACGCGCCCTGTACGCCATCGGCGGCAACGCGGACGCCGCCCGCGCGGCCGGCATCCGGGTCGAGCGGGTGATGCTCGGCGTGTTCGTGGTCGCGGGGACGCTGGCCGCCGCCGGCGGGATCATCCAGACCGGCTACGTCGGGGCGATCAGCGCCAACCAGGGCAACAACATGATCTTCACCGTGTTCGCGGCCGCGGTGATCGGCGGCATCAGCCTGGACGGCGGCAAGGGCACCATGTTCGGCGCCCTGACCGGTGTACTCCTCCTCGGCGTCGTCCAGAACCTGCTCACCCTCGCCCAGGTCCCGTCGTTCTGGATCCAGGCCATCTACGGCGGGATCATCCTGGTCGCCCTCATGATCGCCCGCGTGACGACGGGCCGGGCCCAGGACTGA
- a CDS encoding sugar ABC transporter ATP-binding protein: MITPLVEARDIVKRYGPTTALADGRLTVLPGESHALVGRNGAGKSTLVNILTGLQAPDEGEVRFDGEPAPAPADRDAWRRKVACVYQKPTLVPQLTVAENLFIAEIHAAKSTRPSLRGGRGSGGCPPDKHSINRQPLQRGFISWRRLRAEAAELLDTWDVHVDPEARTADLKVEDRQMLEIARALSFGARFIILDEPTAQLDNREIERLFTRMRALQDSGITFLFISHHLQEVYEVCQTVTVLRDARWITTAPVAELPRRALVEAMAGESLETIAEQAVQQPEVGHDAPVLLEARGLTSPAYQKIDLTVRRGEVVGLAGISGSGKVELAESFAGLHTPTAGTAQLDGRRLPFGDVRTALKAGVACVPRDRHDQGLVAGMTIGDNATMSVLDRLGRFGFVGTDRKRGFAHALIERLDIHTQGPDQPVSDLSGGNAQKVVMARALASDPRLLVLINPTAGVDVKSKESLLARVDSAREDGIAVLVVSDELDDLRRCDRVLVLFHGRVVAEHPAGWRDHELIASIEGVDHG; encoded by the coding sequence GTGATCACACCCCTCGTCGAGGCGCGCGACATCGTCAAGCGCTACGGCCCCACCACCGCCCTCGCCGACGGCCGCCTCACCGTCCTCCCCGGCGAGTCCCACGCCCTCGTCGGCCGCAACGGCGCCGGCAAGTCGACCCTGGTCAACATCCTCACCGGCCTCCAGGCCCCCGACGAGGGCGAGGTCCGCTTCGACGGCGAACCCGCGCCCGCACCGGCCGACCGCGACGCCTGGCGCCGCAAAGTGGCCTGCGTCTACCAGAAGCCCACCCTCGTCCCGCAGCTGACGGTTGCCGAAAATCTCTTCATCGCCGAAATCCACGCCGCCAAGTCAACGAGGCCGAGCCTCAGGGGCGGCCGGGGGTCCGGGGGTTGTCCCCCGGACAAGCACAGCATCAACCGGCAGCCTCTGCAGCGCGGATTCATCAGCTGGCGCAGGCTGCGCGCCGAGGCCGCCGAACTGCTCGACACCTGGGACGTACACGTCGACCCCGAGGCCCGCACCGCCGACCTCAAGGTCGAGGACCGCCAAATGCTGGAGATCGCCCGGGCGTTGAGCTTCGGCGCCCGCTTCATCATTCTCGACGAGCCCACCGCCCAGCTCGACAACCGCGAGATCGAGCGGCTCTTCACGCGGATGCGGGCGCTGCAGGACTCCGGCATCACCTTCCTGTTCATCTCGCACCATCTCCAGGAGGTGTACGAGGTCTGCCAGACCGTCACGGTCCTGCGCGACGCCCGCTGGATCACCACCGCCCCGGTCGCCGAACTCCCGCGCCGGGCCCTGGTGGAGGCCATGGCGGGGGAGTCCCTCGAGACCATCGCCGAACAGGCCGTACAGCAGCCGGAAGTCGGTCACGACGCCCCCGTTCTGCTGGAGGCGCGGGGGCTGACCTCACCGGCGTACCAGAAGATCGACCTCACCGTCCGTCGCGGCGAGGTCGTCGGACTCGCCGGGATCAGCGGCAGCGGCAAGGTCGAACTCGCCGAGTCCTTCGCGGGACTGCACACGCCGACGGCAGGTACGGCCCAACTCGACGGCAGACGGCTGCCGTTCGGCGATGTGCGGACCGCGCTGAAGGCCGGTGTCGCCTGTGTCCCCCGCGACCGGCACGACCAGGGCCTCGTCGCCGGCATGACCATCGGTGACAACGCCACCATGAGCGTCCTCGACCGGCTCGGCCGCTTCGGCTTCGTCGGCACCGACCGCAAGCGCGGCTTCGCCCACGCCCTCATCGAGCGCCTCGACATCCACACCCAGGGTCCCGACCAGCCCGTCTCCGACCTGTCCGGCGGCAACGCGCAGAAGGTCGTCATGGCCCGCGCCCTCGCCTCGGACCCGCGGCTGCTGGTGCTGATCAACCCGACCGCGGGCGTCGACGTGAAGTCCAAGGAGTCCCTGCTGGCCCGCGTGGACAGCGCCCGCGAGGACGGCATCGCCGTGCTCGTCGTCTCCGACGAACTCGACGACCTGCGCCGCTGCGACCGCGTCCTCGTCCTCTTCCACGGCCGTGTCGTCGCCGAGCACCCGGCGGGCTGGCGCGACCACGAGCTGATCGCCTCCATCGAAGGAGTGGACCATGGCTGA
- a CDS encoding sugar ABC transporter substrate-binding protein: MHGTTARKQNSSRRGKAVAAVVGASLVLAACGSTKDTGAASAEGGGSGEVGVILPLLTSPFWQSYNDYVPKMADSEGVDTLKTVNSNSDPSQQITDINNQLNQGVKGLVVAPLDSAAIEAGLDQAERKGVPVVAVDVAPDKGKVAMVVRADNVAYGEKACRYLGKQIPSGKVVQIMGDLASVNGRDRSEAFRACVKKNFPKLKVLEIPAKWESDTAASKLDTLLNANPDIKGIYMQAGGVYLAPTLQTLKSKGMLKKAGQAGHITIVSNDGIPQEYDAIRKGEIDATVSQPADLYAKYGMYYIKAAMEGKTFQPGPTDHDSTIVKLPSGILEDQLPAPLVTKDNVDDPKLWGNTVE; this comes from the coding sequence ATGCACGGCACAACAGCGCGGAAGCAGAACAGCTCACGCAGGGGCAAAGCGGTGGCCGCGGTCGTCGGCGCCTCGCTCGTGCTCGCCGCCTGCGGCAGCACCAAGGACACCGGCGCCGCGAGCGCCGAAGGCGGCGGCAGCGGCGAGGTCGGGGTGATCCTGCCCCTGCTGACCTCGCCGTTCTGGCAGTCGTACAACGACTACGTGCCGAAGATGGCCGACTCCGAAGGCGTCGACACGCTCAAGACGGTCAACTCCAACAGCGACCCCTCTCAGCAGATCACCGACATCAACAACCAGCTCAACCAGGGCGTGAAGGGCCTGGTCGTCGCCCCGCTGGACAGCGCCGCCATCGAGGCCGGCCTCGACCAGGCGGAGCGCAAGGGCGTGCCGGTCGTCGCCGTCGACGTGGCACCCGACAAGGGCAAGGTCGCGATGGTCGTACGGGCCGACAACGTGGCGTACGGCGAGAAGGCCTGCCGGTACCTCGGCAAGCAGATCCCCTCCGGCAAGGTCGTACAGATCATGGGCGACCTGGCCTCGGTCAACGGCCGTGACCGCTCCGAGGCGTTCCGCGCCTGCGTGAAGAAGAACTTCCCCAAGCTGAAGGTCCTGGAGATACCGGCCAAGTGGGAGTCCGACACCGCGGCCTCCAAGCTGGACACCCTCCTGAACGCCAACCCCGACATCAAGGGCATCTACATGCAGGCCGGCGGCGTCTATCTCGCGCCGACGCTCCAGACCCTCAAGTCCAAGGGGATGCTGAAGAAGGCCGGGCAGGCCGGTCACATCACGATCGTCTCCAACGACGGCATCCCGCAGGAGTACGACGCCATCCGCAAGGGCGAGATCGACGCGACCGTCTCGCAGCCCGCCGACCTGTACGCCAAGTACGGCATGTACTACATCAAGGCCGCGATGGAGGGGAAGACCTTCCAGCCGGGCCCGACCGACCACGACTCGACCATCGTCAAGCTGCCCAGCGGCATCCTGGAGGACCAGCTGCCCGCCCCGCTGGTGACCAAGGACAACGTCGACGACCCCAAGCTCTGGGGCAACACGGTCGAATGA
- a CDS encoding FadR/GntR family transcriptional regulator, which produces MDETAPQKGTVTQRAIEAVKAMIAEGRLEPGQRLPTERDLAGRLGISRSSMREAIRALTVLGVLEARHGSGIYVTQLEAGDLLETFGVVADLSRGPRLVELLEVRRILESTATALAAARITADQLAEVEKHLTAMNATDDPEEILAHDLAFHREIAAAAGNETMAAILEGLSSRTFRARVWRGYQEEGAFARTRREHAAIHRALVARDPEAARAAAAAHVGEVEEWLRAQLST; this is translated from the coding sequence GTGGACGAGACAGCCCCGCAGAAGGGCACCGTGACGCAGCGCGCCATCGAAGCGGTCAAGGCGATGATCGCGGAGGGACGGCTGGAGCCCGGCCAGCGGCTGCCGACCGAACGCGATCTGGCGGGCCGGCTCGGCATCTCCCGCAGCTCGATGCGGGAGGCGATCCGGGCGCTGACCGTACTGGGCGTGCTGGAGGCCCGGCACGGTTCGGGCATCTACGTCACGCAGTTGGAGGCCGGCGACCTCCTGGAGACGTTCGGCGTGGTCGCCGACCTCTCCCGCGGCCCGCGTCTGGTGGAACTCCTCGAGGTGCGCCGCATCCTGGAGTCGACGGCGACGGCCCTGGCGGCGGCGCGCATCACGGCGGACCAGCTCGCGGAGGTCGAGAAGCACCTGACGGCGATGAACGCCACGGACGACCCCGAGGAGATCCTCGCCCACGACCTGGCCTTCCACCGCGAGATCGCGGCCGCCGCCGGCAACGAGACCATGGCCGCGATCCTGGAGGGCCTGTCCTCCCGCACGTTCCGCGCCCGCGTCTGGCGCGGCTACCAGGAGGAGGGCGCCTTCGCCCGCACCCGCCGCGAGCACGCCGCGATCCACCGCGCCCTGGTCGCCCGCGACCCGGAGGCGGCACGGGCCGCGGCGGCCGCGCATGTGGGCGAGGTGGAGGAGTGGCTGAGGGCGCAGCTCAGTACGTGA
- a CDS encoding tetratricopeptide repeat protein: MSGDHGGGPTRRPRRLERARVGPGPLGDLKNLLYRVYLAAGAPTLDEIVEDIAADDSLTGAPGRDTVRRCISAPDVPANQADVLAVAVVLGRRAAWSREELTIRVSELWVDAHLDEQPGKPLCAVCDPFALEVHRAIDLGPPAAGTALPELPVYVARAHDATLLTVVAEAAAGSSRLVTLVGESSTGKTRACWEALRALPAGWRLWHPIDPTRPEAALAELALLAPRTVVWLNEAQHYLLTPAADHGERVAAGLRTLLDDPRRAPVLVLGTMWPEYWTRLTTSPAARTGVDPHAQARALLTGHELRVPAAFSGPDLRAAARHAEHDPRLKYAVEHAEQGQITQYLAGAPALLERFRTAPAAGRALIKAAMDSRRLGHGLALPLKLLEAAAEGYLTDDQWDLLGDDWLDAALVQVATPLRGTRGPLSRMRPRGGRTLQAEPCLRLADYLDQHGRGIRRTAPVPEALWNALAVHAAPGDQLKLAREARDRGLLRIAARLYDSAAGAGAPGALVALADMLDEAGRPDEALDCCRRAAESGGVLVIWAAAEMLHDNGRAGEALAWFRRAAEAGDERAVRAVAELLEEAGGAEEAIPWYQRAARAGDRHALRVAAHLLNQLGRTDEAIAWLRPWAEGGDGQAARIMARFLGRAGHLEEAAEAYGRATALGDPHAAREMALLPTRPGRGTGARSMRDSAAGRPDTTESEAEPRAGESTEETLARLRGRADEGDGQAMRAMGETLRDADRTDEALAWLRRAVDAGDAGAIVPLGDMMAEAGRIDEALGCYRRAANGGEAGAVWAAARMLNEAGRVDAALDWYRQAAEAHSDGHQWMATRASAGEQRLEEVVAWLEGVADDGDREAEQVVAARLGETGRVREAVDRYRQAAEVGIDDAVETAAELLAEVGEVDEALDLLREDADVGDTDALWDLASMLREAGRTEAAIAAYRRAAAAGSEDAVWSLAALLCEEGRAVDARDWLRFAPPGCTPMSGTEIVDTVAGMLDEAGHLDEAISWYRHAADAGSRLALERAVELSAETGRTQETLGWLQRRAEGGDTQTARTMAEILAKAGRVDEAFTWYRRAAEQGDPYAAREAADMFARAGRP, from the coding sequence ATGAGCGGCGACCACGGGGGCGGACCCACAAGGCGGCCGCGGCGGCTGGAACGGGCACGGGTGGGGCCGGGCCCGTTGGGCGATCTGAAGAACTTGCTGTACCGGGTGTACCTGGCGGCGGGTGCCCCGACGCTGGACGAGATCGTCGAGGACATCGCGGCAGACGATTCCCTGACCGGGGCACCCGGGCGTGACACGGTCCGACGCTGCATCAGTGCACCCGATGTGCCTGCCAACCAGGCCGACGTGCTTGCCGTGGCAGTCGTACTCGGCCGTCGCGCCGCCTGGAGCCGCGAGGAACTGACCATCAGGGTCAGCGAGTTGTGGGTCGATGCGCACCTCGACGAGCAACCGGGCAAGCCGCTCTGCGCGGTCTGCGACCCCTTCGCGCTGGAAGTGCACCGGGCCATCGACCTCGGCCCGCCTGCGGCCGGCACGGCGCTGCCGGAATTGCCGGTCTACGTCGCACGCGCCCACGACGCGACGCTGCTCACCGTCGTGGCGGAGGCCGCGGCGGGCAGCAGTCGTCTCGTGACGCTGGTGGGCGAGTCGTCCACCGGCAAGACACGCGCGTGTTGGGAAGCCCTGCGCGCCCTGCCCGCCGGATGGCGCCTGTGGCACCCGATCGACCCCACGAGGCCCGAGGCGGCCCTCGCCGAACTCGCCCTACTGGCGCCGCGCACCGTGGTCTGGCTCAACGAAGCCCAGCACTACCTCCTCACCCCCGCCGCCGACCACGGCGAACGCGTCGCCGCGGGGCTGCGTACCTTGCTGGACGACCCGCGCCGCGCACCGGTGCTGGTGCTGGGCACGATGTGGCCCGAGTACTGGACGAGGCTCACCACCTCACCGGCCGCACGGACCGGCGTGGATCCCCACGCCCAGGCCCGCGCGCTGCTGACTGGTCACGAATTGCGGGTCCCGGCCGCCTTCAGCGGACCGGACCTGAGGGCGGCCGCCCGACACGCGGAGCACGACCCGCGCCTGAAATACGCCGTCGAGCACGCGGAGCAGGGGCAGATCACCCAGTACCTGGCCGGCGCTCCCGCCCTGCTGGAGCGGTTTCGCACCGCGCCTGCCGCGGGCAGGGCCCTGATCAAGGCCGCCATGGACTCCCGGCGTCTCGGGCACGGCCTCGCCCTGCCCCTGAAACTGCTCGAAGCCGCTGCCGAGGGCTATCTCACCGACGATCAGTGGGATCTGCTCGGTGACGACTGGCTGGACGCGGCCCTCGTGCAGGTCGCCACACCTCTGCGCGGCACCCGCGGTCCCCTCAGCCGCATGCGGCCACGGGGCGGACGGACACTGCAGGCGGAACCTTGCCTCAGACTCGCTGACTACCTCGACCAGCATGGCCGCGGCATCCGGCGTACGGCCCCCGTTCCCGAAGCACTGTGGAACGCGCTCGCCGTACATGCGGCCCCGGGCGACCAGCTCAAGCTCGCCCGGGAGGCCCGCGATCGAGGGCTTCTCCGTATCGCGGCCCGTCTGTACGACTCGGCCGCGGGGGCGGGCGCCCCTGGCGCTCTCGTGGCCTTGGCCGACATGCTGGACGAAGCCGGGCGCCCGGACGAGGCCCTCGACTGCTGTCGGCGTGCGGCGGAAAGCGGGGGCGTGCTCGTCATCTGGGCCGCGGCGGAGATGCTGCACGACAACGGACGTGCCGGCGAGGCCCTCGCCTGGTTCCGACGTGCGGCCGAAGCCGGTGACGAGCGGGCGGTGCGAGCGGTGGCGGAGCTGCTGGAAGAGGCGGGCGGCGCCGAGGAGGCGATCCCCTGGTACCAGCGTGCCGCCCGCGCCGGTGACCGCCACGCCCTGCGGGTGGCGGCCCACCTGTTGAACCAGCTGGGCCGGACGGACGAGGCCATCGCTTGGCTGAGACCCTGGGCGGAGGGCGGCGACGGCCAGGCAGCGCGCATCATGGCCAGATTCCTTGGCCGGGCGGGCCACCTGGAGGAGGCCGCCGAGGCCTATGGGCGCGCCACCGCCCTCGGTGACCCGCATGCCGCACGGGAGATGGCCCTTTTACCGACACGGCCTGGCCGGGGGACCGGTGCCAGGTCCATGAGGGACTCGGCTGCCGGCCGCCCCGATACGACGGAGAGCGAGGCCGAGCCGCGGGCTGGTGAAAGCACGGAGGAGACGCTCGCGCGCTTGCGGGGCCGCGCCGATGAGGGCGACGGGCAGGCCATGCGGGCCATGGGGGAGACACTGCGGGACGCCGACCGCACGGACGAGGCGTTGGCATGGCTGCGCCGTGCTGTCGACGCCGGTGACGCCGGCGCCATCGTGCCGCTCGGCGACATGATGGCCGAGGCCGGCCGTATCGACGAGGCACTGGGCTGCTATCGGAGAGCCGCGAACGGCGGGGAAGCCGGCGCGGTGTGGGCGGCGGCACGGATGCTGAACGAAGCCGGACGTGTGGACGCGGCGCTGGACTGGTACCGGCAGGCCGCCGAGGCGCACAGTGACGGACACCAGTGGATGGCGACTCGCGCGTCAGCTGGGGAGCAGCGGCTGGAAGAGGTCGTCGCATGGCTTGAGGGCGTGGCAGACGACGGTGACCGCGAGGCCGAGCAAGTCGTGGCTGCCAGGCTCGGGGAGACCGGCCGGGTCAGGGAGGCGGTCGACCGGTACCGGCAGGCTGCCGAGGTCGGCATCGACGATGCGGTGGAGACCGCTGCCGAACTGCTGGCCGAAGTGGGCGAGGTCGACGAGGCGCTCGACCTGCTCCGGGAGGATGCCGACGTCGGCGACACCGACGCGCTGTGGGATCTGGCGAGCATGCTGCGCGAGGCCGGGCGAACGGAAGCCGCGATCGCTGCCTACCGCCGGGCTGCGGCAGCGGGCAGCGAGGACGCCGTGTGGTCCCTGGCCGCCCTGCTGTGCGAGGAAGGCCGGGCGGTCGATGCCCGCGACTGGCTGCGCTTCGCCCCACCCGGGTGCACGCCGATGTCGGGCACCGAGATCGTGGACACCGTGGCCGGGATGCTGGACGAGGCCGGCCACCTGGACGAGGCGATCAGCTGGTACCGGCATGCCGCCGACGCCGGAAGCCGCCTTGCCCTGGAGCGGGCCGTCGAACTGAGCGCTGAGACGGGCCGGACGCAGGAGACACTCGGCTGGCTGCAGCGCAGGGCGGAAGGCGGAGACACACAGACGGCACGGACCATGGCCGAGATCCTGGCCAAGGCGGGTCGGGTCGACGAGGCGTTCACCTGGTACCGGCGTGCGGCCGAGCAGGGCGACCCGTATGCGGCCCGGGAGGCCGCGGACATGTTCGCGCGGGCCGGCCGACCATAG